A single window of Athene noctua chromosome 1, bAthNoc1.hap1.1, whole genome shotgun sequence DNA harbors:
- the SLC30A6 gene encoding zinc transporter 6 isoform X3 has protein sequence MMKKPSPVYSFGFERFEVLAVFASTVLAQLGALFILKESAERFLEQPEIHTGRLLVGTFVALFFNLFTMLSIRNRPFAYVSEAASTSWLQEHVADLSRSICGIIPGLSSIFLPRMNPFVLIDIAGALALCITYMLIEINNYFAVDTASAIAIALMTFGTMYPMSVYSGKVLLQTTPPHVIGQLDKLLREVSTLDGVLEVRNEHFWTLGFGTLAGSVHVRIRRDANEQMVLAHVTNRLYTLVSTLTVQIFKDDWIRPTLSSVPIANNILTLSDHHVIPMPSLKAADNLNPVTSTPAKPSSPPPEFSFNTPGKNVSPVILLNTQTRPYGLGFNHGSAPYSSVLNQGFGIPGMGATQGFRTGFTNVPSRYGTNARGQPRP, from the exons ATGATGAAGAAACCCAGCCCAGTCTATTCATTTGG GTTTGAAAGGTTTGAAGTTCTAGCCGTATTTGCATCTACAGTTCTGGCACAGCTTGGTGCTCTTTTTATACTGAAAGAAAG TGCAGAGCGGTTTCTGGAACAACCTGAGATACACAc gGGGCGACTGCTGGTTGGTACTTTCGTGGCTCTGTTTTTCAACTTATTTACAATGCTTTCCATTAGGAATAGGCCTTTTGCTTATGTCTCTGAAG CTGCCAGCACAAGTTGGCTTCAGGAGCATGTTGCAGATCTTAGTAGAAG taTTTGTGGAATCATCCCAGGATTAAGTAGCATCTTTCTGCCACGAATGAACCCTTTTGTCTTGATTGATATTGCTGGAGCTCTAGCTCTTTGCATTACATATATGCTCATTGAAATCAA CAATTATTTTGCTGTAGACACAGCCTCTGCTATAGCAATAGCTTTGATGACATTTGGTACCATGTATCCCATGAGTGTCTACAGTGGAAAAGTACTGCTCCAG acaactCCACCGCATGTGATTGGCCAGTTAGATAAACTTCTTAGAGAG GTTTCAACTTTGGATGGTGTCTTGGAAGTTCGAAATGAGCATTTCTGGACGTTAGGTTTTGGTACCTTG GCTGGATCAGTACATGTCCGAATTCGGAGAGATGCAAATGAACAAATGGTACTTGCCCATGTCACTAACAGATTATACACATTGGTCTCTACCTTGACTGTTCAGATTTTCAAAGATGACTGGATCAGACCTACCTTATCATCTGTGCCTATTGCAAACAATATTCTGACCCTTTCGGATCATCATGTTATTCCAATGCCATCTTTGAAAGCTGCTGATAATTTGAACCCTGTTACATCCACTCCAGCTAAGCCCAGCAGCCCACCgccagaattttcttttaatacaccAGGCAAAAATGTGAGTCCAGTCATCCTTTTAAACACTCAGACGAGGCCCTATGGATTGGGTTTTAATCATGGATCTGCACCCTACAGCAGTGTACTCAATCAAGGATTTGGAATACCAGGAATGGGAGCAACTCAAGGATTCAGAACTGGTTTTACAAATGTCCCAAGCAGATACGGAACAAACGCTCGTGGTCAGCCCCGACCATAA
- the SLC30A6 gene encoding zinc transporter 6 isoform X2: protein MWCSSTNSIALTAYTYLTIFDLFSLVTCLISYWVMMKKPSPVYSFGFERFEVLAVFASTVLAQLGALFILKESAERFLEQPEIHTGRLLVGTFVALFFNLFTMLSIRNRPFAYVSEAASTSWLQEHVADLSRSICGIIPGLSSIFLPRMNPFVLIDIAGALALCITYMLIEINNYFAVDTASAIAIALMTFGTMYPMSVYSGKVLLQTTPPHVIGQLDKLLREVSTLDGVLEVRNEHFWTLGFGTLAGSVHVRIRRDANEQMVLAHVTNRLYTLVSTLTVQIFKDDWIRPTLSSVPIANNILTLSDHHVIPMPSLKAADNLNPVTSTPAKPSSPPPEFSFNTPGKNVSPVILLNTQTRPYGLGFNHGSAPYSSVLNQGFGIPGMGATQGFRTGFTNVPSRYGTNARGQPRP from the exons ATGTGGTGCAGCTCTACAAACAGCATAG CTTTAACTGCTTACACATATTTGACAATCTTTGACCTTTTCAG TTTGGTGACATGTCTAATAAGCTACTGGGTAATGATGAAGAAACCCAGCCCAGTCTATTCATTTGG GTTTGAAAGGTTTGAAGTTCTAGCCGTATTTGCATCTACAGTTCTGGCACAGCTTGGTGCTCTTTTTATACTGAAAGAAAG TGCAGAGCGGTTTCTGGAACAACCTGAGATACACAc gGGGCGACTGCTGGTTGGTACTTTCGTGGCTCTGTTTTTCAACTTATTTACAATGCTTTCCATTAGGAATAGGCCTTTTGCTTATGTCTCTGAAG CTGCCAGCACAAGTTGGCTTCAGGAGCATGTTGCAGATCTTAGTAGAAG taTTTGTGGAATCATCCCAGGATTAAGTAGCATCTTTCTGCCACGAATGAACCCTTTTGTCTTGATTGATATTGCTGGAGCTCTAGCTCTTTGCATTACATATATGCTCATTGAAATCAA CAATTATTTTGCTGTAGACACAGCCTCTGCTATAGCAATAGCTTTGATGACATTTGGTACCATGTATCCCATGAGTGTCTACAGTGGAAAAGTACTGCTCCAG acaactCCACCGCATGTGATTGGCCAGTTAGATAAACTTCTTAGAGAG GTTTCAACTTTGGATGGTGTCTTGGAAGTTCGAAATGAGCATTTCTGGACGTTAGGTTTTGGTACCTTG GCTGGATCAGTACATGTCCGAATTCGGAGAGATGCAAATGAACAAATGGTACTTGCCCATGTCACTAACAGATTATACACATTGGTCTCTACCTTGACTGTTCAGATTTTCAAAGATGACTGGATCAGACCTACCTTATCATCTGTGCCTATTGCAAACAATATTCTGACCCTTTCGGATCATCATGTTATTCCAATGCCATCTTTGAAAGCTGCTGATAATTTGAACCCTGTTACATCCACTCCAGCTAAGCCCAGCAGCCCACCgccagaattttcttttaatacaccAGGCAAAAATGTGAGTCCAGTCATCCTTTTAAACACTCAGACGAGGCCCTATGGATTGGGTTTTAATCATGGATCTGCACCCTACAGCAGTGTACTCAATCAAGGATTTGGAATACCAGGAATGGGAGCAACTCAAGGATTCAGAACTGGTTTTACAAATGTCCCAAGCAGATACGGAACAAACGCTCGTGGTCAGCCCCGACCATAA
- the SLC30A6 gene encoding zinc transporter 6 isoform X1 codes for MGTIHLFRKSQRSLVGKLTHEFRLVAADRRSWKILLFGAINLICIGFLLMWCSSTNSIALTAYTYLTIFDLFSLVTCLISYWVMMKKPSPVYSFGFERFEVLAVFASTVLAQLGALFILKESAERFLEQPEIHTGRLLVGTFVALFFNLFTMLSIRNRPFAYVSEAASTSWLQEHVADLSRSICGIIPGLSSIFLPRMNPFVLIDIAGALALCITYMLIEINNYFAVDTASAIAIALMTFGTMYPMSVYSGKVLLQTTPPHVIGQLDKLLREVSTLDGVLEVRNEHFWTLGFGTLAGSVHVRIRRDANEQMVLAHVTNRLYTLVSTLTVQIFKDDWIRPTLSSVPIANNILTLSDHHVIPMPSLKAADNLNPVTSTPAKPSSPPPEFSFNTPGKNVSPVILLNTQTRPYGLGFNHGSAPYSSVLNQGFGIPGMGATQGFRTGFTNVPSRYGTNARGQPRP; via the exons ATG gGGACAATACACCTGTTCCGCAAATCACAGAGATCATTGGTTGGAAAGTTAACACATGAATTTAGGCTGGTTGCAGCAGATAGGAGG TCTTGGAAGATCTTGCTGTTTGGTGCTATAAATTTAATATGTATTGGCTTCCTGCTAATGTGGTGCAGCTCTACAAACAGCATAG CTTTAACTGCTTACACATATTTGACAATCTTTGACCTTTTCAG TTTGGTGACATGTCTAATAAGCTACTGGGTAATGATGAAGAAACCCAGCCCAGTCTATTCATTTGG GTTTGAAAGGTTTGAAGTTCTAGCCGTATTTGCATCTACAGTTCTGGCACAGCTTGGTGCTCTTTTTATACTGAAAGAAAG TGCAGAGCGGTTTCTGGAACAACCTGAGATACACAc gGGGCGACTGCTGGTTGGTACTTTCGTGGCTCTGTTTTTCAACTTATTTACAATGCTTTCCATTAGGAATAGGCCTTTTGCTTATGTCTCTGAAG CTGCCAGCACAAGTTGGCTTCAGGAGCATGTTGCAGATCTTAGTAGAAG taTTTGTGGAATCATCCCAGGATTAAGTAGCATCTTTCTGCCACGAATGAACCCTTTTGTCTTGATTGATATTGCTGGAGCTCTAGCTCTTTGCATTACATATATGCTCATTGAAATCAA CAATTATTTTGCTGTAGACACAGCCTCTGCTATAGCAATAGCTTTGATGACATTTGGTACCATGTATCCCATGAGTGTCTACAGTGGAAAAGTACTGCTCCAG acaactCCACCGCATGTGATTGGCCAGTTAGATAAACTTCTTAGAGAG GTTTCAACTTTGGATGGTGTCTTGGAAGTTCGAAATGAGCATTTCTGGACGTTAGGTTTTGGTACCTTG GCTGGATCAGTACATGTCCGAATTCGGAGAGATGCAAATGAACAAATGGTACTTGCCCATGTCACTAACAGATTATACACATTGGTCTCTACCTTGACTGTTCAGATTTTCAAAGATGACTGGATCAGACCTACCTTATCATCTGTGCCTATTGCAAACAATATTCTGACCCTTTCGGATCATCATGTTATTCCAATGCCATCTTTGAAAGCTGCTGATAATTTGAACCCTGTTACATCCACTCCAGCTAAGCCCAGCAGCCCACCgccagaattttcttttaatacaccAGGCAAAAATGTGAGTCCAGTCATCCTTTTAAACACTCAGACGAGGCCCTATGGATTGGGTTTTAATCATGGATCTGCACCCTACAGCAGTGTACTCAATCAAGGATTTGGAATACCAGGAATGGGAGCAACTCAAGGATTCAGAACTGGTTTTACAAATGTCCCAAGCAGATACGGAACAAACGCTCGTGGTCAGCCCCGACCATAA